Proteins encoded by one window of Macaca fascicularis isolate 582-1 chromosome 10, T2T-MFA8v1.1:
- the LOC102143795 gene encoding cytochrome c oxidase assembly factor 3 homolog, mitochondrial: MAASGAGDPLDAKRGEAPFAQRVDPTREKLTPEQLYSMRRAQLAQWQRVLPQRQTRNIVTGLGIGALVLAIYGYTFYSISQERFLDELEDEAKAARARALARASGS, encoded by the coding sequence ATGGCGGCTTCGGGAGCTGGTGACCCTCTGGATGCTAAGCGTGGAGAGGCCCCTTTCGCTCAGCGTGTCGACCCGACGCGGGAGAAGCTGACACCCGAGCAACTGTATTCCATGCGGCGGGCGCAGCTTGCCCAGTGGCAGAGGGTCCTACCGCAGCGGCAGACCCGGAACATCGTGACCGGCCTAGGCATCGGGGCCCTGGTGTTAGCTATTTATGGTTACACCTTCTACTCGATTTCCCAGGAGCGTTTCCTAGATGAGCTAGAAGACGAGGCCAAAGCTGCCCGAGCCCGAGCTCTGGCAAGGGCATCAGGATCCTAA
- the LOC102131463 gene encoding LOW QUALITY PROTEIN: putative POM121-like protein 1 (The sequence of the model RefSeq protein was modified relative to this genomic sequence to represent the inferred CDS: inserted 1 base in 1 codon) → MSPDQGLFLQGLQMWGQGLQMWGLALVTGGPKAIGIEKIGWQEQGQNGSGVLGTLLGPEEDCGGVGSSSNSASHSCPGTEELTAAPVQGLLLPLLFPSVCPGPGARNGGDHRAQDTCPSFAVTVLLALVAAAAGPLEEEGVLARILQSQFSEKPSSLTSDRIPPLSRSTYCVHHPPPPRCCQQVPCVHPWPRQSLKISLPTKICDSHRLCTHTHSLRVSCSSASALSTRTLCGAQKQGVTPLGPTTPGCAPDSCPEKIMLKALKEKGAGMPEQDKDPRVQESHDQRRVPESTGDARSTFRSLRDDGGLSPFVPRPGPLQRDLHAQMATALQPGQQSETPSQKKKKKRSLGYTQRSQSSWMSSCPKRNAILSSYSSPEGFPSLKRRRGPASSHCWLPLKSSKTVSEDRPQAVSWGLAQCEKVADAAPGQTLAPRNGSLTSQASRPRRHKFPLLPLRQGEPLMLPPALQLGXRVTVEDLDLEKEVAFRCNSALWDEAKALWDCRPSRPSHTLSSLATGTSRLPVVHKAPSLDVQQKRHKSQDFVAVFLGSLICAIDLCV, encoded by the exons ATGAGTCCAGATCAGGGTTTGTTCCTGCAGGGGCTCCAGATGTGGGGGCAGGGGCTCCAGATGTGGGGGCTGGCACTTGTGACAGGGGGTCCCAAAGCCATAGGCATAGAGAAGATAGGTTGGCAGGAGCAAGGGCAGAATGGGAGCGGGGTCCTGGGGACCCTGTTGGGCCCTGAGGAGGACTGCGGAGGTGTCG GAAGTTCCTCAAATTCAGCCAGCCACAGCTGCCCCGGCACCGAGGAGCTGACTGCGGCTCCAGTGCAGGGCCTGCTCCTTCCGCTCCTGTTCCCTTCAGTGTGCCCTGGGCCAGGGGCCAGGAATGGTGGGG ACCACAGAGCACAGGACACCTGTCCGTCCTTTGCTGTGACTGTGCTGCTTGCTCTGGTAGCAGCTGCTGCTGGGCctttggaggaggagggag ttttagcaagaatcctgcaaAGTCAGTTTAGCGAGAAGCCCTCATCCTTGACATCTGATCGGATTCCCCCTCTGTCCCGAAG TACCTATTGTGTGCACCACCCGCCCCCACCAAGGTGTTGCCAGCAGGTGCCTTGTGTGCATCCCTGGCCGCGCCAGTCCCTTAAGATCTCCCTTCCTACGAAGATCTGTGACTCGCACCGTCTTTGCACGCATACCCACTCGCTCAG GGTGTCCTGCAGCTCAGCCAGTGCACTGAGCACAAGGACTCTCTGTGGGGCCCAGAAGCAGGGAGTCACCCCTTTGGGGCCCACAACACCCGGCTGTGCTCCAGACTCATGTCCAGAGAAGATCATGTTGAAGGCCCTTAAGGAGAAGGGGGCAGGGATGCCTGAGCAGGACAAGGACCCCAGGGTCCAAGAGAGTCATGATCAGAGAAGGGTTCCCGAGAGCACCGGGGATGCACGGTCTACATTTAGGTCCCTGCGGGACGATGGAGGCCTCTCTCCCTTCGTGCCCAGGCCTGGACCTCTGCAGAGAGACCTCCATGCCCAGAT ggccactgcactccagcctgggcaacagagcgagactccgtctcaaaaaaaaaaaaaaaaaagaagtctgggaTATACCCAGAGATCTCAGTCCTCCTGGATGAGCTCATGCCCCAAACGAAATGCCATCTTGAGCTCCTACAGCTCCCCAGAAGGCTTCCCGTCACTAAAGAGGAGGAGAGGGCCAGCCTCATCCCACTGTTGGCTGCCCCTGAAGTCCTCAAAGACGGTGAGTGAGGACCGGCCTCAGGCTGTTTCTTGGGGTCTCGCCCAGTGTGAAAAGGTAGCAGATGCAGCACCAGGGCAGACACTTGCCCCCAGGAATGGCTCCCTGACATCCCAGGCCTCTAGGCCCCGTAGACACAAGTTTCCCCTGCTGCCGCTCAGGCAAGGGGAGCCTCTGATGCTGCCACCTGCCTTACAGCTGG TCCGGGTCACTGTTGAAGACCTGGACCTCGAGAAGGAGGTGGCATTCCGGTGCAACAGTGCACTGTGGGATGAGGCTAAGGCCCTCTGGGACTGCAGACCCTCACGGCCTTCCCACACTTTGTCCTCACTTGCAACAGGGACTTCTCGTCTGCCTGTTGTACATAAAGCACCCAGCCTGGATGTACAGCAGAAGAGACACAAGTCCCAAGACTTTGTGGCTGTCTTTCTGGGCTCTCTTATCTGtgccattgatctatgtgtctag
- the FAM246C gene encoding protein FAM246C gives MAEPGAQAQSAYGASEVLRRGAGRWRDPGPQSNGPGREDARAPGRLARLRGQLRAQATSRSEVPRLLKLVERAGAGTVGVGERTGAHSRDSVCSVCGEPRGGATYPAGVLEVSERRLQEGLAAVPAELGAGIEALRAELRAELDALRALLPPPPPPSPSASREPRAVLRAAPRNPTLLRTLGAMSALVAASRTADDAPDGPADGGAHQTPAGKNHKKMPVPPGVPQGGRD, from the coding sequence ATGGCGGAGCCTGGGGCCCAGGCGCAAAGTGCGTACGGAGCCAGCGAGGTGCTGCGGCGCGGCGCCGGCCGCTGGCGGGACCCGGGGCCACAATCCAATGGGCCCGGCCGGGAAGACGCCCGAGCCCCGGGCCGGCTGGCTCGCCTGCGCGGCCAGCTCCGGGCCCAGGCAACTTCGCGGTCCGAGGTGCCGCGGCTGCTGAAGCTGGTGGAGCGTGCGGGGGCCGGGACGGTGGGCGTGGGCGAGAGGACCGGGGCGCACAGCCGCGACTCAGTGTGCTCGGTGTGCGGGGAGCCGCGTGGCGGGGCCACCTACCCGGCGGGGGTCCTGGAGGTGAGCGAGCGGCGGCTGCAGGAGGGCTTGGCGGCTGTGCCCGCGGAGCTGGGCGCCGGGATTGAGGCGCTGCGCGCCGAGCTTCGAGCGGAGCTGGACGCCCTGCGCgcgctgctgccgccgccgccgccgccgtccCCCTCTGCCAGCCGCGAGCCCCGCGCGGTCCTCCGTGCCGCGCCCCGCAACCCGACCCTGCTGCGGACGCTCGGCGCCATGAGCGCCCTGGTCGCCGCCTCCAGGACCGCAGATGACGCCCCGGACGGCCCAGCAGACGGTGGAGCGCACCAAACCCCGGCCGGGAAGAACCACAAGAAGATGCCGGTGCCTCCTGGGGTCCCGCAAGGTGGCAGGGACTGA